In Salinibacterium sp. ZJ70, one DNA window encodes the following:
- a CDS encoding ScpA family protein, which translates to MQEALAAVDETAPDDTSATPEPTRFRLTLSNFDGPFDLLLSLITKHELDITEISLSKVTDEFISYLKGLNGVEELDQASEFLVVAATLLDLKVAGLLPQGELVDAEDVALLEARDLLFARLLQYRAFKEAARWFEGHLVAESQRHARSVRLEEKYRRQTPELVWTLSLHDFAALATFAMTPKAIPVVGLDHLHAPLVSIREQAAIVVTLLRSREVTSFRELIAGADLRGVVVARFLAVLELYRHAAISFEQLEPLGELTLRWTAAHWNDEQLSTLGADYDR; encoded by the coding sequence ATGCAGGAGGCGCTCGCGGCGGTCGACGAGACCGCGCCCGACGACACCTCCGCGACCCCGGAACCGACGAGGTTCCGCCTGACGCTGTCCAACTTCGACGGGCCGTTCGACCTCCTGCTGTCGCTCATCACGAAGCACGAGCTCGACATCACCGAGATCTCGCTCTCGAAGGTCACCGACGAGTTCATCTCCTACCTCAAGGGTCTCAACGGCGTCGAGGAGCTCGACCAGGCGAGCGAGTTCCTCGTGGTGGCCGCGACGCTCCTCGACCTCAAGGTCGCCGGGCTCCTTCCGCAGGGCGAGCTCGTCGACGCCGAGGATGTGGCGCTGCTGGAAGCCCGCGACCTGCTCTTCGCCCGTCTGCTTCAGTACCGCGCCTTCAAGGAGGCCGCCCGCTGGTTCGAGGGTCACCTCGTCGCCGAGTCGCAGCGGCATGCGCGTTCGGTGCGCCTCGAGGAGAAGTACCGCCGTCAGACGCCGGAGCTCGTGTGGACGCTGAGTCTGCATGATTTCGCGGCGCTCGCGACCTTCGCGATGACGCCCAAGGCGATCCCTGTGGTCGGCCTCGATCATCTGCATGCGCCGCTCGTGTCGATCCGCGAGCAGGCGGCGATCGTCGTGACCCTGCTGCGGTCGCGGGAGGTCACGAGCTTCCGCGAGCTCATCGCGGGCGCCGATCTGCGCGGTGTGGTCGTGGCGCGATTCCTGGCCGTGCTCGAGCTGTACCGCCACGCGGCGATCAGCTTCGAGCAGCTCGAGCCGCTCGGCGAGCTCACCCTGCGCTGGACGGCGGCGCACTGGAACGATGAACAGCTTTCGACCCTGGGGGCCGACTATGACCGATGA
- the scpB gene encoding SMC-Scp complex subunit ScpB, whose amino-acid sequence MTDETEATGGVATAETEVDEPARAYTPEEIERRLEAVMLIADEPLPIVTLATALGAPVTEVRAAIARLVADYDGASGGPRRGFELREVGGGWRLYVRSEHDDLVRDFVLTQSPTKLSQAALETLAVIAYKQPISRSSVAAIRAVNVDSVVRTLLGRGLITEAFTDAETGAINYETTPLLLTQLGINSLDELPPISPLLPDGADGFDEVAR is encoded by the coding sequence ATGACCGATGAGACCGAGGCGACCGGAGGCGTCGCGACCGCCGAGACGGAGGTCGACGAGCCCGCGCGCGCATACACGCCCGAGGAGATCGAACGCCGTCTCGAGGCCGTGATGCTCATCGCCGACGAGCCGCTCCCGATCGTGACGCTCGCGACCGCCCTCGGCGCTCCGGTCACTGAGGTCCGAGCGGCGATCGCACGCCTCGTCGCGGACTACGACGGTGCCTCCGGCGGCCCGCGCCGTGGCTTCGAACTGCGTGAGGTGGGCGGCGGCTGGCGCCTCTACGTCCGCTCCGAGCACGACGATCTCGTGCGCGACTTCGTGCTCACGCAGAGCCCCACGAAGCTCTCGCAGGCAGCCCTCGAGACCCTGGCCGTGATCGCGTACAAGCAGCCCATCAGCCGCAGCTCGGTCGCGGCGATCCGCGCGGTCAACGTCGACTCGGTCGTGCGCACGCTGCTCGGTCGCGGCCTCATCACCGAGGCGTTCACCGACGCTGAGACCGGTGCCATCAACTACGAGACGACGCCCCTGCTGCTGACCCAGCTCGGCATCAACTCGCTCGATGAGCTGCCGCCGATCTCACCGCTGCTTCCCGACGGCGCCGACGGATTCGACGAGGTGGCGCGATGA
- a CDS encoding pseudouridine synthase, translated as MIEEPTGERLQKVLAAAGVASRRVCEEYIAQGRVSVNGEVVLEQGRRIDPLVDRVEIDGTPVQVDSEKRYLMLNKPKGVVSTMSDERGRPDLQPYVEQAGERVFNVGRLDAETTGLLVLTNDGELAHVLAHPSFGVEKTYLATVNGVVRQETLRRLMSGVELEDGPIAADKARVIGESSGGRTIVELTLHSGRNRIVRRMMAEVGHPVIDLVRRQFGPLHLGSLPAGRMRDLTRAEVGALLGLARSPQTAGKPEKKTQPRSANRNPTSRQGRTR; from the coding sequence ATGATCGAGGAGCCCACAGGCGAGCGCCTGCAGAAGGTTCTCGCGGCCGCGGGGGTTGCGTCGCGGCGCGTGTGCGAGGAGTACATCGCACAGGGACGGGTGTCCGTGAACGGCGAGGTCGTTCTGGAGCAGGGGCGTCGCATCGACCCGCTCGTCGACCGCGTCGAGATCGACGGCACGCCTGTGCAGGTGGACAGCGAGAAGCGCTACCTGATGCTCAACAAGCCCAAGGGCGTCGTGAGCACGATGTCGGATGAGCGCGGCCGCCCCGATCTGCAGCCGTACGTCGAGCAGGCCGGGGAGCGCGTCTTCAACGTCGGCAGACTCGACGCCGAGACCACGGGCCTGCTCGTGCTCACGAACGACGGCGAGCTCGCGCACGTGCTCGCGCATCCGTCGTTCGGTGTGGAGAAGACCTACCTCGCGACCGTGAACGGCGTCGTCCGCCAGGAGACGCTGCGTCGCCTCATGAGCGGCGTCGAGCTCGAGGATGGTCCGATCGCCGCCGACAAGGCGCGCGTGATCGGCGAGTCGTCGGGCGGACGCACGATCGTCGAGCTCACGCTCCACTCGGGACGCAACCGCATCGTCCGACGCATGATGGCCGAGGTCGGACACCCCGTGATCGATCTCGTGCGTCGCCAGTTCGGTCCGCTGCACCTGGGCTCGCTGCCCGCGGGTCGCATGCGCGACCTCACGCGCGCCGAGGTCGGCGCTCTGCTCGGCCTCGCCCGATCGCCGCAGACCGCGGGGAAGCCCGAGAAGAAGACGCAGCCCCGCTCGGCGAACCGCAACCCCACCTCACGACAGGGACGCACTCGATGA
- a CDS encoding prephenate dehydrogenase: MTDRRLAEQVRIVGSGLLGASIGLGLTARGVDVIVDDASPSTRALAIAYGAGRAPAEGDAPGLIVVAVPPDVTADVVARELESFPEALVTDVASVKVAPLDELRARGADLSRYLGTHPMAGRERGGAVSARADLFVGRPWILAGHDGISYRRAAAIEDMILDLGAVPIEMDVADHDASVALVSHAPQLVASLLASRLREGRGTSLGLAGQGLRDTTRIASSDPALWVQILGANAGEIVKVLAPLRDDLDRVIAALDDPEAPASRRTLAETLAAGNDGVARIPGKHGQDKRFTALVVKVDDTPGQLARLLTEIGEEGVNMEDLRLEHSPEAKVGFAEISVVPEAAHSLATALEQRGWTLMEAER; the protein is encoded by the coding sequence ATGACCGATCGTCGCCTCGCCGAGCAGGTGCGCATCGTGGGCTCCGGCCTGCTGGGCGCCTCCATCGGACTCGGACTGACCGCTCGCGGCGTCGACGTCATCGTCGACGACGCCTCGCCGTCGACGCGCGCGCTCGCGATCGCCTATGGTGCGGGACGCGCGCCCGCCGAGGGCGACGCCCCGGGGCTCATCGTCGTCGCCGTTCCGCCGGACGTCACCGCTGATGTCGTCGCGCGTGAGCTCGAGAGCTTCCCGGAGGCGCTCGTCACGGATGTCGCGAGCGTCAAGGTCGCGCCGCTCGACGAGCTGCGTGCGCGCGGCGCCGACCTCAGCCGCTACCTCGGCACCCACCCCATGGCAGGGCGCGAGCGCGGGGGAGCGGTGTCGGCGCGTGCCGACCTCTTCGTCGGCCGCCCGTGGATCCTCGCCGGACACGACGGCATCAGCTACCGCCGTGCCGCGGCGATCGAGGACATGATCCTCGACCTCGGCGCCGTTCCGATCGAGATGGATGTCGCGGATCACGACGCGAGCGTCGCACTCGTCTCGCACGCCCCGCAGCTCGTCGCCAGCCTGCTCGCCTCGCGTCTGCGCGAGGGCCGCGGCACCTCGCTCGGCCTCGCCGGGCAGGGACTGCGCGACACGACCCGCATCGCCTCGAGCGACCCCGCGCTCTGGGTGCAGATCCTGGGCGCGAACGCGGGCGAGATCGTCAAGGTGCTCGCGCCGCTGCGCGACGACCTCGACCGCGTGATCGCGGCGCTCGACGACCCCGAAGCTCCCGCATCCCGGCGCACCCTCGCCGAGACGCTCGCCGCCGGCAACGACGGCGTCGCCCGCATCCCGGGCAAGCATGGTCAGGACAAGCGCTTCACGGCGCTCGTCGTGAAGGTCGACGACACCCCAGGACAGCTCGCGCGACTCCTCACCGAGATCGGCGAGGAGGGCGTGAACATGGAAGACCTCCGTCTCGAGCACTCGCCCGAAGCCAAGGTCGGATTCGCCGAGATCTCGGTCGTGCCGGAAGCCGCACACTCCCTCGCGACCGCGCTCGAACAGCGCGGCTGGACCCTCATGGAGGCAGAACGTTGA
- the cmk gene encoding (d)CMP kinase, whose protein sequence is MSPVVVAVDGPAGSGKSSVSKAASRALGYAFLDTGAAYRALTWVALERGIATDDSDAVVALLDGFTYETEVTDAGTVVRVGDADVTTAIREPRISAVVSDIARVPEVRAALTDAFRRIIAASSAPGIVVEGRDITTVVAPDAEVRILLTADEAVRIARRSAELAPGSAATADQLRERDRRDAQVVDFLTAAPGVTTIDSTHLDFDQTVQAVVDLVQSTISHRQDTT, encoded by the coding sequence TTGAGCCCCGTCGTCGTCGCCGTCGATGGCCCCGCCGGATCCGGCAAGTCGAGCGTCAGCAAGGCCGCCTCGCGCGCCCTCGGCTACGCGTTCCTCGACACGGGGGCCGCGTATCGCGCGCTCACCTGGGTCGCGCTCGAGCGGGGAATCGCGACTGACGACTCGGACGCCGTCGTGGCGCTGCTCGACGGCTTCACCTATGAGACCGAGGTGACCGACGCGGGAACCGTCGTGCGGGTGGGCGATGCGGATGTCACGACCGCGATCCGCGAGCCCCGGATCTCGGCCGTCGTGAGCGATATCGCGCGGGTCCCCGAGGTGCGCGCGGCCCTCACCGACGCCTTCCGCCGCATCATCGCCGCGAGCTCCGCGCCCGGCATCGTCGTCGAAGGTCGCGACATCACGACCGTCGTCGCCCCCGACGCTGAGGTGCGCATCCTGCTGACGGCCGACGAGGCGGTTAGAATTGCCAGACGATCGGCCGAACTCGCGCCCGGATCCGCCGCTACCGCGGATCAGCTGCGCGAACGCGACCGGCGGGACGCCCAGGTGGTCGACTTCCTGACCGCGGCTCCCGGCGTCACCACGATCGACTCCACACATCTCGACTTCGACCAGACCGTTCAGGCGGTCGTCGATCTGGTGCAGAGCACCATCTCCCACCGACAGGACACGACATGA
- the der gene encoding ribosome biogenesis GTPase Der, with translation MTEREHDTAAEYDADDAFEAIDPELTERLAELDDDVAEQRAASLRAGLADYDLDEEDLDLLEALGEDGDGITYMPALPVLAIVGRPNVGKSALVNRILGRREAVVQDVPGVTRDRVSYKAEWMGRRFTLVDTGGWEPDAQGINASVAAQAEVAVDLADAVLFVVDINVGATATDEHVVRMLRGTKKPVILVANKSDDLVKDPLAAELWSLGLGEPWPLSAVHGRGVADLLDHVMTILPEVSAVAKQEIGGPRRVAILGRPNVGKSSLLNKAAGEERVVVNELAGTTRDPVDEQVELGGKIWTFVDTAGIRKRVHLQQGADFYASLRTSAALEKAEVAVVVLDVTESVSVQDLRIIDLVLESGRALVLAYNKWDLLDDERRRYLEREIEQDLAHVTWAPRVNISARTGRHLEKLVPALETALESWDTRIPTGKFNALLAELTAEHPHPVRGGKQPRILFGTQASTRPPTFVLFTTGFLDPQYRRFIQRRLREVYGFEGTPIIVNMRVREKRKR, from the coding sequence ATGACCGAGCGCGAACACGATACCGCGGCCGAGTACGACGCCGACGACGCCTTCGAAGCGATCGACCCCGAACTGACCGAGCGCCTCGCTGAGCTCGACGACGACGTCGCCGAGCAGCGCGCCGCCTCCCTGCGTGCAGGGCTCGCGGATTACGACCTCGACGAGGAGGACCTCGACCTGCTCGAAGCCCTCGGCGAGGACGGCGACGGCATCACCTACATGCCGGCGCTGCCCGTGCTCGCGATCGTCGGGCGCCCGAACGTCGGCAAGTCGGCTCTCGTCAACCGCATCCTGGGTCGCCGTGAGGCTGTCGTGCAGGATGTGCCCGGCGTCACCCGCGACCGCGTCTCGTACAAGGCCGAGTGGATGGGGCGTCGCTTCACCCTCGTCGACACGGGCGGCTGGGAGCCGGACGCACAGGGCATCAACGCCTCCGTCGCGGCGCAGGCGGAGGTCGCGGTCGACCTCGCCGACGCTGTGCTCTTCGTCGTCGACATCAACGTGGGCGCCACTGCCACCGACGAGCACGTCGTGCGCATGCTGCGCGGCACCAAGAAGCCCGTCATCCTCGTGGCCAACAAGTCCGATGACCTTGTCAAGGACCCGCTCGCCGCCGAGCTGTGGAGCCTCGGCCTCGGCGAGCCGTGGCCTCTCTCGGCCGTGCACGGCCGCGGCGTCGCCGATCTGCTCGACCACGTCATGACGATCCTCCCCGAGGTGTCGGCCGTCGCCAAGCAGGAGATCGGCGGACCCCGTCGCGTCGCGATCCTCGGTCGCCCGAACGTCGGCAAGAGCTCGCTGCTCAACAAGGCCGCGGGTGAGGAGCGCGTCGTCGTCAACGAGCTCGCGGGCACCACGCGCGACCCCGTCGACGAGCAGGTCGAACTGGGCGGCAAGATCTGGACCTTCGTCGACACCGCCGGCATCCGCAAGCGCGTTCACCTGCAGCAGGGTGCCGACTTCTACGCCTCGCTGCGCACGAGCGCCGCGCTCGAGAAGGCGGAGGTCGCCGTCGTCGTGCTCGACGTGACCGAGTCGGTGAGCGTGCAGGACCTGCGCATCATCGATCTCGTGCTCGAGTCGGGACGCGCGCTCGTGCTCGCCTACAACAAGTGGGACCTTCTCGACGACGAGCGTCGCCGGTACCTCGAGCGTGAGATCGAACAGGACCTCGCGCACGTCACCTGGGCGCCGCGCGTCAACATCTCGGCGCGCACGGGCCGTCACCTCGAGAAGCTCGTGCCTGCTCTCGAGACCGCTCTCGAGAGCTGGGACACCCGCATCCCGACGGGCAAGTTCAACGCCCTCCTCGCCGAGCTCACCGCCGAGCACCCGCACCCCGTGCGTGGTGGCAAGCAGCCGCGCATCCTGTTCGGAACGCAGGCGTCGACGCGTCCGCCGACCTTCGTGCTCTTCACCACCGGATTCCTCGACCCGCAGTACCGCCGCTTCATCCAGCGCCGCCTGCGCGAGGTGTACGGCTTCGAGGGCACCCCGATCATCGTCAACATGCGTGTCCGGGAGAAGCGCAAGCGCTGA
- a CDS encoding roadblock/LC7 domain-containing protein, whose translation MTAAHKDKEIINAARAALDALKATCPSLVFATLVTDDGFEVASYPASHQDDGGLAGMSSSVQALADAVGREMEVGESDYVIIASRGGHIIQRRVPGLPLVLAAVFDHAETLGKALSVSRVSAERLGRIRASTAATPAA comes from the coding sequence ATGACCGCGGCGCACAAGGACAAGGAGATCATCAACGCGGCACGCGCCGCGCTCGACGCGCTCAAAGCCACCTGCCCGTCGCTCGTGTTCGCGACTCTCGTGACCGACGACGGATTCGAGGTCGCGAGTTACCCGGCAAGCCACCAGGACGACGGAGGCCTCGCAGGCATGTCGAGCTCTGTGCAGGCCCTCGCCGACGCCGTCGGACGCGAGATGGAGGTCGGCGAGAGCGACTATGTCATCATCGCCTCCCGCGGAGGCCACATCATCCAACGACGGGTTCCCGGGCTGCCGCTCGTGCTCGCCGCCGTCTTCGACCATGCCGAGACGCTCGGCAAAGCACTGTCGGTTTCGCGCGTCAGCGCGGAGCGACTCGGGCGCATCCGCGCCTCAACCGCTGCGACACCCGCAGCATGA
- a CDS encoding ATP/GTP-binding protein → MSEHVILIAGPMGVGKTTAIRAVSDSRVRHTEAINSDRETADKDTTTVALDYGEIIVSDEEKLRIYGLPGQKRFAFMWRILIDRAIGLIILIDNSSGDPLADVAEHLEAFSDLIDNGSAVIGVTRSEIARNPTLDQIAATVNAIRPGRMIPVLPVDPRDGGQMRLALMSLVATIEMEARLTTGRSGT, encoded by the coding sequence ATGTCCGAACACGTCATCCTCATCGCAGGCCCGATGGGCGTCGGCAAGACAACCGCCATCCGCGCCGTCAGCGACAGCCGCGTGCGCCACACCGAAGCGATCAACAGCGACCGCGAGACCGCCGACAAGGACACCACGACCGTCGCCCTCGACTACGGCGAGATCATCGTCAGCGACGAGGAGAAGCTGCGCATCTACGGCCTTCCCGGCCAGAAGCGCTTCGCATTCATGTGGCGCATCCTCATCGACCGCGCCATCGGACTCATCATCCTCATCGACAACAGCTCGGGCGACCCATTGGCTGACGTCGCCGAACACCTCGAGGCCTTCTCCGACCTCATCGACAACGGCAGCGCCGTGATCGGGGTGACCCGGTCCGAGATCGCACGGAACCCGACGCTCGACCAGATCGCCGCAACCGTCAACGCGATCCGCCCCGGTCGGATGATCCCCGTGCTGCCCGTCGACCCGCGCGACGGAGGGCAGATGCGGCTCGCTCTCATGAGTCTCGTCGCGACGATCGAGATGGAAGCCCGACTCACGACAGGAAGGAGCGGCACATGA
- a CDS encoding L-lactate dehydrogenase, whose product MSVIENSKLTVIGAGAVGSSLAYAALIRNSAREVALYDIDGARAEAEVLDLAHGTLFTGSSAITGGGDLDVVEGSNVVVITAGAKQNPGQTRLELAGVNVGIIRDLMPKLVERAPNAVYVIVSNPCDVLAVAAHRFSGLPASRVFASGTVLDSSRLRWLLAKRLHVAPSSTHAMIIGEHGDSEFALWSQASIGPVPISHWDAGNGPLPLLELDMIADDVKNAAYTVIAGKGATNYAIGLSGARIVEAVLRDEGAVLPVSTVLNDYHGVTGVALSVPSIVDARGVSRVIEVPFSSEEQAKFSASAEAIRRSLEELGIS is encoded by the coding sequence ATGTCCGTCATCGAGAACTCCAAGCTCACCGTCATCGGAGCGGGGGCTGTCGGCAGCTCGCTCGCGTACGCGGCGCTCATCCGCAACTCCGCCCGCGAGGTCGCGCTCTACGACATCGATGGCGCTCGCGCCGAAGCGGAGGTGCTCGATCTGGCGCACGGAACGCTCTTCACGGGCTCGTCGGCGATCACGGGCGGCGGGGACCTCGATGTTGTCGAGGGGTCGAATGTCGTCGTCATCACGGCGGGAGCGAAGCAGAATCCCGGTCAGACGCGACTGGAGCTCGCGGGCGTCAACGTGGGCATCATCCGCGACCTCATGCCGAAGCTCGTGGAGCGCGCGCCGAACGCCGTCTACGTGATCGTCTCGAACCCGTGCGATGTGCTCGCTGTCGCGGCGCACCGATTCTCGGGGCTCCCGGCCTCACGCGTGTTCGCGTCGGGTACGGTGCTCGATTCGTCGCGCCTGCGGTGGCTGCTGGCGAAGCGGCTGCACGTGGCGCCGTCGAGCACGCACGCGATGATCATCGGCGAGCACGGAGATTCGGAGTTCGCGCTGTGGTCGCAGGCGAGCATCGGGCCCGTTCCGATCTCGCACTGGGATGCCGGCAACGGGCCGCTTCCCCTCCTCGAACTCGACATGATCGCCGACGACGTCAAGAACGCCGCGTACACGGTGATCGCCGGCAAGGGCGCGACCAACTACGCGATCGGCCTCTCGGGTGCGCGCATCGTCGAAGCAGTGCTGCGCGATGAGGGTGCCGTGCTGCCTGTGTCGACGGTTCTGAACGACTATCACGGTGTGACCGGAGTCGCCCTCTCGGTGCCGAGCATCGTCGACGCTCGCGGTGTGAGCCGCGTCATCGAGGTTCCGTTCTCGAGCGAGGAGCAGGCGAAGTTCTCCGCGTCGGCGGAGGCCATCCGCCGCTCGCTCGAGGAGCTCGGGATCAGCTGA